GGCTGCCCCCCTGGCCTTCCCCACCTTCTCCCTGCTGGTCTCCTGGGCCCCTGTTCCTcatctcccctcttctccccagcTCCTCACCCAAGgagctgtggcccaggctgtcACCAGTGGAGAAGCCAAAGGCAACTTCTTCACCATGTTTCTGGCTGGCTCTCTGTCCGTCACGATAGCCATCTACGTGGGTGGTAATGTCTcaggtgaggagggaggggtcTGGTCATCGGAGCAGGTGAGACGTGCATGTGAGCATGTCTGTCTGGTGATGGTGGAAAGGCAAATCCTTCTGTGACTCATGGGCATTATCTCCTTGAGTTTGACCAGTGCCCCAGATCGAGATAAGCCTTTGGCCCCACCAGCCCATCCCCTTTCTGTATCTCTCCATCCCTCTTCCTCACACGAATGCTTGGCTCACCTAGGTAGAAATCTATGGCAGGCACAAAGGGCTATCATTTTGTGTTCCCCACCTGAAGCCCTCTGGGGGCTCATCTCTGCTCAGGGCCTCTCCTGCTTGTCCGCAGATACACAGTGCCTCGGTGTGTGCCTGGCTGGAGCCTTGAGACATAGTGTGTTGCTGTGGATAAAGCAGACAGACCTAGGTTCCAATCTTGGATTCACagtatcttcttcttcttcttcttctttttttttttttgagatggagtttcactctgttgcccaggctgaagtgtagtggtgtgatgtctgttcactgcaaactctccctcctgggtttaagcatttctcctccctcagcgtcccaaatagctgggattacaagtgcctgccaccacacctggctaatttttgtgtatttagtggagacgggttttaACCAGATGGCTGGGCTtgtccaaactcctgacctcaagtgatctaccctccttggcctcccaaggtgctgggattacaggcatgagccactgtgcccagcccacagtgTGACTTTGATAAATTGCTTAACGTCCTGGAGCCTCAACTTCCTAAGCTGCATGATGGAAATTATACTACCTCCCTTAAGAGCTGTAGGAAGAAGCGGCAGTGTTGTCTGGTGACAATGCTTGGCAGTGACACTTAATAGATGCTGTATTTCTTTCCTTGATCCTTGAAGGGGCCCACCTGAATCCAGCCTTCTCCCTGGCCATGTGCCTCCTTGGACGCCTCCCCTGGGTCAAGCTCCCTATTTACATCTTGGTGCAGTTGCTGTCTGCTTTCTGTGCTTCAGGAGCCACCTATGTTCTCTACTACGGTGACAGAGGGAACAGAGGGAGCCATGCCTTGGGAGCACCTGTGGGTGGGCAGGGGCACCTCAGAATGGTTTTGGATGAACAAGCAAAGAGGGAAATCCTGGGTGTTCCCCTCGTCCACAGATGCCCTGCAGAACTATACAGGTGGGAATCTGACAGTGACTGGCCCCAAGGAGACAGCCTCTATTTTTGCCACCTATCCTGCCCCCTATCTGTCCCTGAACAATGGCTTCCTGGATCAGGTAGGTGTGAGGGGGAGGTCTGGGGACCCAACTTTCGCCCTGTTCCTCCAGACCCCAGCCGGTTGTTCGGTCTCTGGGTAGAGTGTCGGTTGGGTCCATCTTGGCGCCCCCTACCATCCCCAACAGCCTGTGTTGCACAAGGCTAGATGACATGGAGCATTTGGATGAGAGAGGGCAGATGGAGCACCTGGAAGCTGACGGGGCCCCCTCTGCCTCTGTTTACTTCGAGGTTCTGGGCACCGGGGTGCTGATCGTGGGGCTCTTGGCCATCCTGGACAGACAGAACAAGGGAGTCCCTGCGGGTCTGGAGCCTGTGGTGGTGGGGATGCTGGTCTTGGCCATCGGGTTATCCATGGGTGCCAACTGCGGGACTCCACTCAACCCGGCGCGGGACCTGGGCCCACGTCTCTTCACCTACGTGGCTGGCTGGGGTCCTGAAGTCTTCAGGTGGGAGAGACCCTCCTCTGGTGCTGGCCTCCACTCACGTTCCTCTGCTAAGGGCTCTGTCCCTGGGTCCCCAAAGTCTGTCTTTAAATAGCTCTCTTGGCCTCTCAGGACAATGTTCTTTCTCCAAGTCACATGCCCCCTCTTTCTCCCTTGCTTCCCTCCCCACTTTTCACGGAAACAGTAAGATTTAGAGGTTGTGTTCTTAAGCATGGTATATCACCTCTGTGCACATTAGAGACTTCATCAGCAAAATTAATACATTCAGATCACTCCTTAAGGCAAGAGGCTGGACAGAGCTCTCCTGGGGTTCCCTCTTGTAAATACTATGCTCCGGTGCCAAGGCAATCCTCTTCCTGGTGTCTACCACTCCGGGAACAACTTTAGGGCACTCTCTTGCTACTGCCCCTGGTCCTTGGAGAGGGGGAGGCTAAGGGAGTCACTCCTGATACCCGCCTATTGTCCTTCTTTTGCAGTGCTGGTAATggttggtggtgggtgcctgtggtggCCCCCATGGTGGGAGCCACCCTTGGCACAGCCACTTACCAGCTGTTGGTGGCTCTGCACCATCCCGAGGACCCAGAGCCAGTTCAGCATCTGGTGTCTGCCCAACATAAAGCGTCAGAGTTaaaaactcctgcctcagctcaggTGCTCGAGTGTAAGCTATGATTAGGCCAATCCTCACTTCACTCGTGGACCCTGGAGCCAGCCACTGACCCTGCCTGGGAGCAACAGTTATCCTTCCTCCTTGTTCATGTGCCAGAAGCTGGGAGGCTTCCCGTTTACCCACCTGGCACCCCTTCCTCCTAAGAAGGATCCTGGACAGGGAGAAGTGGAGGAGGATAAGGTACCGGGACTCAGGCTTCTCACCCCGCTCACGACCCTCCAGGCCTCTTGGAACGTAGTTACTCGAAGTAGCCGCTAGAGGGTGCGCACCCGGACGCTGGACGGGGACGGTTGTGGGCATCTGCAGGGTGGAGGGGGCCACCATCCAGGGTAGGGCACAACCCTGGGGACTGCCCTCCGCAGCCTGTCCCGACTGCCGACTCCCAGCTCTCATCGCCTCGGTGCCTCCCGCCTTCACCCTCTCGGGAAGCCTCCCGCAGCGGGTAGTTAAGGGTGGGGAGGCCGCCTCCACTTAGGGGGCGTGGtggggacggagggagggagggcggcgGGGCACAGAGACCGAGAGCAAggcggggaaactgaggcacggttCCTCGACATCTCGGTGCGGCGTTGTGCACTCAAGGAGAGTGAGATACAGTGAGATGAGGCAGGGCGAGGAGGAAGGGTGAAGGAACGGAGGGCGGACGGCTCCGAGGAGCGAGAGTCGGGGGCTGAGGGCAACCTGGCGCCGGGGAGATTCAGGCTGTTCACCACTTCTACAGCTCTCCCGCCGCTCCCTGCAGAGGATGCTCGTTTTGCAGAGAAGGCACTGTTCCTCTATTCCCttcttccaaattaaaaaaacccTCTGAGCGATCTAGCctcccaaattattttttcttttaagatgcaGATGGACGTGCGTGTTGGGGGGATCCCAGCCCGGCCACGCCGAGCCTCGGAAGGGCTAAGACCCTCCCCTTGCCCCGCACAAAGATGGCTGCTCCCTCTTCCCAgatccctctcccctccccaaaaCCCCCTCCCGCCCCCCGGCCCCGCCGCCAGTTCCGTCACTTCCGCCCCGCCGTGGCTGAAACTGACACAAAGTAGCGGGCCGAGGCCCCGGGGGAGCGGGGCCACAGCTGGGGGGGCGGGAGCCCGCGGGGAGCTGAGCCGAGCGCCCCCCGCCCCAGCCCCCGGCATGGGCAGGACGGGGCCGCCGGGGCGGGCGCCGAGCGCTGAGCGCTGAGGTGAGGCGAGGCGAGGCGGGGGCGCCCGGGAGCGCGGGGCCGGGAGGGCAGAGGGATGCGGCGGCGGCCGCGGGGCTGGAGGGGCCCTGGAGCGGGTGTAGACGGGCGAGCACCGGGGACCGGGAGTCGGGAGCTGCGGCCAGACAGGGCGGGGGTGGCGGCCGACTGGAGAGCAGGGGCTGTCGGGTGCCCGGGGACGGGGCAGAGCGGGGGACTGTGTGCTGGGTGGGAGGATGGGGTGCCGAAGGGGCGCGTGGAGAGCAGGAGAGCGGCGCGAGTGCCCAGGAAAATCTTGTGCAGCCTCCGCCGCCGGAGACCCGCCCAGAGAGTTGTGGGGCGAGAGGAGTAGCCGGGCCCCGAGGGTTCGGTGCCTGGAGAAGGGAGTTCGGGCTGGTAGGCTTTGTCTTTCTAAGGTGGAGGTCTCTCTGCCTGAGGAAAACCGAGTGTGTCAGGAGGGGCGGTAGCTCTGGGAGATGATAGCTGTGCCCTGAGTTCTGTCCTCGGTGACGGAAGGTGGCCCGAGTTCGTATTGGTGGCCGGTGACCTGGGGGTCTTCCATTTCCTCCTGTTTCCCTGACCCGCCAGCCTCCTCTGAAAGAAGTGGCCAGCCTTTGGGGCTCTTGCTCGGAAGGGAGCAGAGCCCGGACCTATAGGAGGAGCTGTTTTCCTCCATGGAGCATTGCCTTCTTGCCGGGGCTGGCTATTTTTATCCCAAA
The DNA window shown above is from Callithrix jacchus isolate 240 chromosome 18, calJac240_pri, whole genome shotgun sequence and carries:
- the AQP10 gene encoding aquaporin-10 isoform X1, with the protein product MVFTQARAEVRGHLQIRSLLARQCLAEFLGVFVLMLLTQGAVAQAVTSGEAKGNFFTMFLAGSLSVTIAIYVGGNVSGAHLNPAFSLAMCLLGRLPWVKLPIYILVQLLSAFCASGATYVLYYDALQNYTGGNLTVTGPKETASIFATYPAPYLSLNNGFLDQVLGTGVLIVGLLAILDRQNKGVPAGLEPVVVGMLVLAIGLSMGANCGTPLNPARDLGPRLFTYVAGWGPEVFSAGNGWWWVPVVAPMVGATLGTATYQLLVALHHPEDPEPVQHLVSAQHKASELKTPASAQVLECKL
- the AQP10 gene encoding aquaporin-10 isoform X2; translated protein: MVFTQARAEVRGHLQIRSLLARQCLAEFLGVFVLMLLTQGAVAQAVTSGEAKGNFFTMFLAGSLSVTIAIYVGGNVSDALQNYTGGNLTVTGPKETASIFATYPAPYLSLNNGFLDQVLGTGVLIVGLLAILDRQNKGVPAGLEPVVVGMLVLAIGLSMGANCGTPLNPARDLGPRLFTYVAGWGPEVFSAGNGWWWVPVVAPMVGATLGTATYQLLVALHHPEDPEPVQHLVSAQHKASELKTPASAQVLECKL